The stretch of DNA TTTACATTCGGTATTTCGGTCTGAATTAGATAATAGACAAAAAATTGGatctaataatatatatatgtatatcaaaAGCTGCGTGTTAACCGAGAAACATTCCGTTGAAAATCTACAGTCGGAGGTCGAGAGTTATTCTTCATCGTGCTGTATCATAAAATGGGCATTAGGTTGCATACATCTTGGATTTATAAGCTAGTGTCgactttctttttcattttgtgGCGGAAGTTGATAGAATTCAAGGCAACAAAAGTTCATTATGAATAAATCATTTCGAAATGAAATCGGTTAAAACGAAAAAGGAAATTTTGCCGCGGAATTAAGCCCCAAAATGTTCACGATCATAATCGTTTGACTGActagaaataactgatttaaaTATGAGAGTCGTTAATGCCGAGCAATCACGAGCGGCTGTCAATCGCGCGTGGATGATAGAATTTCTTTTGTTGCAGCCCTGGTGCGCTTGAAGGAGAGACAAAACAATAAGAAATCCCAAAACAGTAGTCAGTCGGGAAGAAATACGCGAAGAAGGCGGAAAGAAAtgacataagaatgaactaagAGAGACAACTTTTATTATGCAATGTGGTTGTAGTAACACAGCACAGTCGACATCAGTCGCGAACAACGCTTCCTGAGAAAGCTAATGTTTCGAATAAGTTAGTTTGATACTTTGGTTAGCTAAAGTCACTTTACGCTTTTAGTTAGGGCATTCATGGTTGAACGGAAATATAAGTTTACTGGCAACCTCAAATGGCAGTGTACAGATTCAGGTTCATGGTGTTCGTTAATAACACGcgtttaaattaaaattagctTTTAAGatggagaaatatattttttcgtgaTTATATcttgaaatagaaaataaaaatagcgtCCTGAATATGACTCGATTCACTCAATCGCACTTGATGAATGTCGACCAATATATAGAATAACGATTTTGATTTTAAAGTAaagtattatattttttcaatatgaacaaaatataaattttaactCAATTATTTTTCTTCATCATAATTACAGAATTTCTACAATACAATAAAATACTATAGTAGCAAATTAAATCACCAACTACGATTCTCCCGTAATCTTCTACAAAGGAGTACCTGAACATATACAACAATCCGTTCTTGGAATTTATAATAAGGTGAGTCTTTTTGTGCAGTAAATGTAGAAAAGTAACCTTATATTGTGAAAATATCATAATGCCCAAAGTATCATGTTTGGCAAGCcttctaaaattttaaatcttaTAACGGTATTGTCTTTAGAAAATATCGATGGACGCCAGACTCGTCGCGTCTCGACTGCCGGGAATACCGATGTATGGTCAACCGTTCAATGCGCCTCCTTTCCCGGGATATCTCCCATACGGACCCGCGGACGCATCAGCATTCTATTCTCCATTGGTAAGTTTTAATTTACTGTTTTcggaaaatatttgtttcactATTCTAAgtcattattaaaaaaattgtgagtTGTTTCATTTATAAATTTCTTGCAATGTAAACCAGAGAAAATACTCGATAAAAACGGGAGAATTACATCATTGGATGCAATATTTTGatcattatttattattctgGAAAATAAGTATGTcaaaaagtgaaaataaatttagtgCGTTTTAATGTTATAACGTTTTTTCGATAATTGTTTTATatgttcattttattatttcagcCGACCGGGGAAAATGCAGAAGCTTGGCGGGCGGGACTGACCCAAGCTGCCGCCGCTGCGTATTACGATCCGACCCTCGCCGCACACTACGGATACGGGTAAGAATTTATTTCTTAAATTGAATTCCAACTCTTTTCACGAAGAGTACAAATGTTTTAAGCTTCagaaatgatataaaaacctAACAAAGTCGTCGATAATTTATACTTAATTTTTTTAGTagatatataaacaaaatttaatttgaaatttagatatGGACCCATGGGTCTGAGTGATGGTGCAAGAAGAAAGAATGCAACTCGCGAAACAACTTCAACATTGAAAGCATGGCTTAACGAACACAGAAAGAATCCATACCCAACAAAAGGCGAAAAAATTATGCTTGCCATCATAACAAAAATGACTCTAacacaggtaaaaaaaaattcggaaaagtgaaataataaagaatatacttttgattaaaaatttaatatttcgtTGTCAATTTATCGTTTCAGGTATCTACATGGTTTGCGAACGCACGTAGACGACTCAAAAAGGAAAACAAAATGACTTGGTCACCCCGTAACAGATGCGGCGATGAGGACGATGATGATATCATGGACGGCGATGATGACAATAATTTGAACAATAACAGCAATTCGCAAATGCGAGAAGGTCATACAAGTGCTGGCGAACGAAGTGGAAGCAGATGCTCAAGTCCAAACCCTACGATCTCAAACCCAGAAAATCAGCGAAGGGTTTCTGGTTTTGATTTGCCTCAACAAGGTACACGCCACCCATTTTTGCCTCGCCCGGAAATCACAGGATCTTTCAGAATTCAAGGACCAGTAGGAGGACCTAGACCGGCCAACGAAGTTTCAAGAAGAAGAAGCCGAGGCGATGAAGACGAGGAAATTGATCTTGAAAGTGTCGACGACGAACGAAAAGAATTATCGCTCGGTAAGTCGAAAATAACATCTAACTTTTGCTTTACcaattcattttgaattcaCAATTTGCGGATTATTGGCTACTGGTTCAAAATAATGTGgcataaaaatgataaaaaagatTTTGAGTATAGTTTTGTTGTCGCACGAACGGAGACGTATAATGTTCACGATCGTGATCTAGACCTAAAATTCAAAATGGCGGACATCACGGCGGGCGCTGATAGTGGACGAATACGTACGTCCCTGAGCGACTTATAATTTCAGTGCACACAAGCGCCGTCGATTTAAGTTtgatacatttatttattatacaaacaTCATAAACGTGTTTATGCAATGTGCTAAAGCGTTTTCCTGTATTAAGCAACTTCGGAACTTTCTGCTAAGCAATCGGATGACACCCACACGCTAATCATATTGATTCTTGAGTAAAATTTCTAAACGCATGTGTGAAATATGGAAACGACATTCGGAAGTAATAGCCCCCGAACGTCGGTGGTTTGTCAAACTCACGCGTCCTCTGTTTGTGTGTTTGGTGTGAATTGCTTTTTCCGGATTTGCTTAGTAAGCTCGTTTGCAGTTTTTTAAACGAATTTCACACCATGAAGCATAAGTACACATCCTCGCGTTAATGAGAGCCATTAACATTCGTTGAAGTTTATGAACTTTTAGCCAGACATTCATATACTAATGAACGATTTACAAGTTGTTAACGAATGTGTTGAATGTCGGTATCAGACAACGCTTCCATGGCGCATTACATTTGGGAGTATGCCAATTTAAACTTAAATTTATGTTATTGTGCCCAAATGGTTTATATAATGTTTACATTCCTTTATGTCTTTCCTATCAAACACAGTTTGAATTAATGATCTCAGATTAGGAAAAGGCTAACAACTTTTCGCTGTTTAAATGTGGTCGTGTGGAGTGCAAACGGATGGATTTGTTTACAAACAGTCTCTGTTTTCCGCCTTCATCGTCTGTCGTTATAATTTGAATGCTATTGtgtttttgtttacattttaaGTAAAATAAAGATCTCACTAACACATTTCATGCAATTAATTGTACCCTGAATAAACAACCGCTTCctcaattgaaaattatttgtatGTGCTTTTAATGAATAAAAGTGTTTTGCGATTTCACAATTTAAATGGTGTTGTGCACTGTAAATTGTAATGATTTTTAccctaattttaatttttagtgaAAAGATCTCATTCCACTGAAGGCAATTCCGCGGATGAAGTTTCTCTTCGCAAAATACAACCAGGTTCTCCAAACACAACCAGTTCTCAATTTTCTGGATTGTTTCCGAATGTTCCACATCATCATGCCTTCCATCCGAATACGCCCAACCCAGCCGCCACTGCCTCCTTGCTTGCCCGTCACCATCTTCACCAACATTCTCTTTCCTCACAATCTCCCAGTTCTCATCGATCAATCTCTCAACAATCGAGCTTTGGGCACGTTTCGTCAAAAATTTCCAGACGAGATTCGGCATCACCGCGTTCGCATCCATATTTAAGAAACGCCGTTTCATCGCCTACGTCTTCAGTGGCGTCAGCAGCGAGCGCCACATCTCCGTCCAAACCCAAGATCTGGTCACTTGCTGATGTAGCAACCAGTAATGAAAGTAGCAAGAACTGTCGCAACGACGATACCAATTCCATAACTTCAAGCACTGCTAATTCATCACTTACTACATCACCAACACCCGGAATGGCGGTATTTCCAGGACGCTCTCCGGTTTATGGTGTTCAGCCTCATCACCAGTCTCCTCTTAACCCAGAAGCACAAGCGACAATTCGAAATTGGATGGATGGCGTAATGCAACAAAAAATGGCGGCTGCTGCAGCGGCCGCCGCGGCCATGTCTGGCGgacaagctcatccatctccaTTCTTTCCCGGTGGACTGCTACCACCACATCTTGCTGCAGCGCTGAACCCAGCAGCTCTAGCAGTAGCCGCTTCATTGCCAAGAGGCACCGATGGTGCAAGATTTCCGCATCCCTTCCCTGGTTTTGCGGAGTTGGCAGCGGCACAAAGAGCTCAAATGGCAGTACAAGTGGCAGAAATACAATCACAGGGGAACTCAATCACTGTCATCAATTCTGTTTCTCCTACAACGCCAACAAGTTCTAACAAACCATTCAACACTGGACTGCTTCACCGACACAGAATAGGTAAGATTATAAAACATTCGACTATTTTCTTCTTGAGAACCAACCGAGTGATTATATAATGTActaaaatatgtatttattttgcAGTTTCAAATGATGAAAAGAACCGTTCTTTGATTGTGTCGGCGACATCACCCGCTCATTCAGATGGCCAGTCCGCTGAAATTGCGAATTTCACCGCTCTAAATGCCAGGTAAGCATCAACAATATACATGCCATAAATAGTGTACGGCACTCCTAACAATCGAGAAAAATAATTAACGCGATAAATTGTGCTGGcgtatatttttgtattatatcttaataaaacaattttcttaTTCCACAGACCAGCAAGTAATGATTCTGGAATTGCCAGTGCCGAAACCAGCAAAGATAGCTTAACCCAGGGGAGCGATTCAGCCAGCACAAAATGAAGAGTCGTTCATGTCAAAGATTGAAATCAACTTGATCAAAAGACCACGGACAGAGTGGCAAATGACCAGTTCATGCCAAGAAATGAAAGAGAAGGCGAGGCTGAATCCCATCACATATATACGAAAGTTCCTCTCGTGAGAACACATGCATTTATTGTTCACAGGCTAGTATACAGACATTCACCAGGGCGAACGTCTACGAACAAAAAAAATCGCCGTTTGCGACAACGTAATTATCGGAAGTTCATTAGCTCTCGGGGGAATATATTGTTTATAAGACACTACCGTATTCAATTAGTGTATGTTTGACCATCAGATCATCAATACACTGTTCAATACCCATTGCAATTTTATTGTATTAAATACTCATAAACAGTTACTGTATTTTGTATATGTAGAGTTGTACCTTACAACAGGCAGAAAAAAATATGCGTAACCATTAAAAAATTATGTTACTGTTTGCCCTACATCAAGTGATTTATTTTAATGCTCCGTTTTGCACCACAAATTCTAACAAAACGGTTTATCATTGACCTCAATAGGCTGGCCCTATTTTgcacaatattaaaaataaccTCCTGCTGGGAACGTTGAAAAATGAAATCTCTAAATTACAGTGACGACGAACATTACTCATAATCATTTCATAAACAGGTTTTATTATTTAATGCTTGTCCAGCGAGGGTTCAATGAATGTCATACTCGGCATTGAATTAATTCTACTTCGaatctttttcaatattttttgttgtccTTTATTCTTTTTAGTAAAGTTCATTGTtgtattattatcattattattacttattCTTTATACGTTGCCTGTTTTTTCTCTTTTCGTTCTTTTTATTACATTTCTCAACCATCCATATTTTATCGCGTAATATCACATTGACAAAATACATACAATAATAATGAAAACTATAGTACTTTTGTATATATTGTTACATCGTTCAAGTTAGAAATTACAGAAAGGTTTTCTAGTTAGATTGGTTGGCTGCTAAGGAAGCGTGCCAGACGCGACGTCCTTATCACATCCGTTAAGTGGATAAGTACTTGGTGCAATATATTCCGGAATAACCTGCAAGTCCACACGCAGGAGTGACCCAACGTTCAAATAGTGTGTAAATTACTTATTAAACTATTTGACGCTGGTTAAAC from Styela clava chromosome 14, kaStyClav1.hap1.2, whole genome shotgun sequence encodes:
- the LOC120341074 gene encoding uncharacterized protein LOC120341074, which codes for MDARLVASRLPGIPMYGQPFNAPPFPGYLPYGPADASAFYSPLPTGENAEAWRAGLTQAAAAAYYDPTLAAHYGYGYGPMGLSDGARRKNATRETTSTLKAWLNEHRKNPYPTKGEKIMLAIITKMTLTQVSTWFANARRRLKKENKMTWSPRNRCGDEDDDDIMDGDDDNNLNNNSNSQMREGHTSAGERSGSRCSSPNPTISNPENQRRVSGFDLPQQGTRHPFLPRPEITGSFRIQGPVGGPRPANEVSRRRSRGDEDEEIDLESVDDERKELSLVKRSHSTEGNSADEVSLRKIQPGSPNTTSSQFSGLFPNVPHHHAFHPNTPNPAATASLLARHHLHQHSLSSQSPSSHRSISQQSSFGHVSSKISRRDSASPRSHPYLRNAVSSPTSSVASAASATSPSKPKIWSLADVATSNESSKNCRNDDTNSITSSTANSSLTTSPTPGMAVFPGRSPVYGVQPHHQSPLNPEAQATIRNWMDGVMQQKMAAAAAAAAAMSGGQAHPSPFFPGGLLPPHLAAALNPAALAVAASLPRGTDGARFPHPFPGFAELAAAQRAQMAVQVAEIQSQGNSITVINSVSPTTPTSSNKPFNTGLLHRHRIVSNDEKNRSLIVSATSPAHSDGQSAEIANFTALNARPASNDSGIASAETSKDSLTQGSDSASTK